Proteins co-encoded in one Actinomycetota bacterium genomic window:
- the fabG gene encoding 3-oxoacyl-ACP reductase FabG, whose amino-acid sequence MTSKVAVVTGGSRGIGRACAEALAGAGWSVAIGFRTSDADAKEGLEAIEGAGGRGAIVRLDTLDEGSVNEAFREVANTLGPITGLVNNAGFSKDGLLITYAMETFERTLDTNVRGAFLCSRAAMRGMLRARWGRIVNMSSVVALRGNAGQTAYAASKAGLVGLTKSLAREVGGKGITVNAVLPGLVMTEMTSHLDDRAQSYYLDQTPLGRTATLEEIANVVRFLMSDEASYVNGVAMPVDGGLTA is encoded by the coding sequence GTGACGTCGAAGGTCGCCGTCGTCACCGGCGGATCGCGCGGGATCGGCCGAGCGTGCGCCGAAGCGCTCGCCGGTGCCGGGTGGAGCGTAGCGATCGGTTTCCGAACGAGCGACGCGGACGCCAAGGAGGGTCTCGAGGCGATCGAGGGGGCCGGAGGCCGCGGGGCGATCGTTCGCCTGGACACACTCGACGAAGGATCCGTGAACGAGGCGTTCCGCGAGGTCGCCAACACGCTCGGGCCGATCACGGGACTCGTCAACAATGCGGGGTTCTCGAAGGATGGCCTTCTCATCACGTACGCGATGGAGACCTTCGAGCGAACCCTCGACACGAACGTGCGCGGCGCCTTCCTATGCAGCCGGGCGGCGATGCGCGGCATGCTCCGCGCGCGATGGGGTCGAATCGTGAACATGTCGTCGGTCGTCGCCCTTCGGGGCAACGCCGGACAGACCGCGTACGCGGCGTCGAAGGCTGGTCTCGTCGGTCTCACGAAGTCGCTCGCGCGAGAGGTCGGCGGCAAGGGGATCACGGTGAACGCGGTCCTCCCCGGACTCGTGATGACCGAGATGACCTCGCACCTCGACGACCGCGCCCAGTCGTATTACCTGGACCAGACGCCCCTCGGAAGGACCGCAACGCTCGAGGAGATCGCGAACGTCGTCCGGTTCCTCATGTCCGACGAGGCGTCGTACGTCAACGGCGTTGCGATGCCGGTCGACGGAGGACTCACCGCGTAG
- a CDS encoding beta-ketoacyl-ACP synthase III, translating to MRSRHATIVGVGSVLPERVVPNAYFETLVETSDEWIRERTGIYERHFAAEDEATSDLAAAASRIALEGAGIAPEQLDLIVCATLTPDTPIPSAGVWVQRKLNITTPAFDVNAACAGFSYAMSAGVAFIESGQAETVLVIGAEVLSRVMNFTDRGTSILFGDGAGAVVMRPSESPGVIGSVLGADGRSAEILFIPAGGSARPASHETVDASEHAIWMPNGREVFKRAVVEMSNACRQLLEKSGYTAEDVDLLIPHQANSRIMIAVAERLGVPMDRAVVDVAEIGNTSAASIPIALDRAWRAGRVREGDLVLLTSFGAGLAWGANLIRWTGPAAS from the coding sequence ATGAGGTCGCGTCACGCAACCATCGTGGGTGTTGGCTCCGTGCTGCCCGAACGCGTAGTGCCCAACGCGTACTTCGAGACCCTCGTCGAGACGAGCGATGAATGGATCCGCGAGCGCACGGGCATCTACGAGCGGCACTTCGCCGCGGAGGACGAGGCGACCTCGGACCTCGCCGCTGCCGCGTCGAGGATCGCCCTCGAGGGCGCAGGAATCGCACCTGAGCAGCTCGACCTGATCGTCTGCGCGACGCTCACTCCCGACACGCCGATCCCATCGGCCGGCGTGTGGGTGCAGCGAAAGCTGAACATCACAACGCCGGCGTTCGACGTGAACGCCGCGTGCGCGGGATTTTCGTATGCGATGTCCGCGGGGGTCGCGTTCATCGAGTCGGGACAGGCCGAGACCGTGCTCGTGATCGGCGCCGAGGTGCTTTCGCGAGTCATGAATTTCACCGACCGCGGCACGTCGATCCTCTTCGGTGACGGCGCCGGGGCCGTCGTCATGCGTCCCTCGGAATCGCCGGGTGTGATCGGATCGGTACTGGGAGCAGACGGACGTTCGGCAGAGATCCTCTTCATTCCCGCCGGAGGTTCTGCGAGGCCCGCGTCGCACGAGACCGTCGACGCCAGCGAACACGCGATCTGGATGCCGAACGGCCGAGAGGTCTTCAAGCGTGCGGTGGTCGAGATGTCGAACGCGTGCCGTCAGCTCTTGGAGAAGTCCGGATACACCGCGGAGGACGTCGACCTCCTGATCCCGCACCAGGCGAACTCGCGGATCATGATTGCGGTCGCCGAGCGCCTCGGCGTCCCGATGGATCGAGCGGTCGTCGACGTCGCCGAGATCGGGAACACGTCGGCCGCTTCGATCCCCATCGCGCTCGACCGCGCTTGGCGGGCCGGGCGTGTACGGGAGGGAGACCTGGTTCTGCTCACCTCGTTCGGCGCAGGGCTCGCCTGGGGTGCGAACCTGATCCGCTGGACCGGGCCGGCGGCATCGTGA
- a CDS encoding ACP S-malonyltransferase: MTNAAVVFPGQGSQFAGMADAWTQNDASRTVLDDASAVIGRDIVEGCRDESALETTEFVQPALLAIDVGAFRALENEGVGFVGAAGHSLGEFAALVAAAVLDLDAALRIVTVRGRAMQAAGDERPGTMTALLGVGAEDAAALCDEARGSDVLIVANENSPQQVVMSGSVAAIERAETLAAERRVRAVRLRVAGAFHSPLMETAVEPLGATIDAAEFRAPRFPIAANVTGELVADPEEIRALLKRHVVSPVRWESCVRSLLAAGAEVFVEAGPGDVLTRLAKRVVPGARAVAVGSLSEASALAAELR; this comes from the coding sequence ATGACGAACGCAGCCGTCGTGTTCCCTGGTCAAGGTTCACAGTTCGCGGGCATGGCCGATGCGTGGACGCAAAACGACGCGTCTCGAACGGTGCTCGATGACGCCTCCGCCGTGATCGGGCGCGACATCGTGGAGGGATGTCGCGACGAGAGCGCGCTCGAGACCACCGAGTTCGTACAGCCGGCGCTGCTCGCGATCGACGTCGGCGCGTTCCGCGCGCTCGAGAACGAGGGGGTGGGATTCGTCGGCGCGGCGGGCCATTCCCTGGGCGAGTTCGCCGCGCTCGTCGCCGCCGCCGTGCTGGATCTCGACGCTGCGCTGCGGATCGTGACGGTCCGTGGACGCGCAATGCAGGCGGCCGGCGACGAGCGTCCGGGAACGATGACGGCGTTGCTCGGCGTCGGCGCCGAAGACGCCGCGGCGCTGTGCGACGAGGCGCGCGGAAGCGACGTGCTCATCGTGGCCAACGAGAACTCACCCCAACAAGTGGTGATGAGCGGAAGCGTCGCCGCGATCGAACGGGCGGAGACCCTCGCAGCGGAACGAAGGGTCCGCGCGGTGCGCCTGAGGGTCGCCGGTGCCTTCCACTCTCCGCTGATGGAAACGGCGGTCGAACCGCTCGGCGCGACGATCGACGCCGCCGAGTTCCGAGCGCCACGATTCCCCATCGCGGCGAACGTGACCGGGGAGCTCGTCGCCGATCCGGAGGAAATCCGTGCGTTGTTGAAACGGCACGTGGTGTCACCGGTTCGGTGGGAATCGTGCGTGAGATCGCTCCTGGCGGCCGGGGCCGAGGTGTTCGTCGAAGCGGGTCCGGGCGACGTTCTGACGCGCCTTGCCAAGCGCGTCGTCCCGGGAGCGCGGGCCGTCGCAGTGGGCTCACTGAGCGAGGCGTCGGCGCTCGCCGCCGAGCTGCGCTGA
- a CDS encoding rod shape-determining protein: MAERVQRTLPVSPGRRNAGEGVFGFLGQDMAVDLGTANTLVYVRRHGIVLNEPSVVAINSLTGAILAVGNEAKRMIGRTPSHIQAVRPLKDGVIADFDVTEKMLRYFIQRVHKRRLLAKPRVVVCVPSGITGVEQRAVEEATIAAGARRAYIIEEPMAAAIGAGLPIHEPAGNMIVDIGGGTTEVAVISLGGIVTSTSVRIGGDELDESIINHIKKEYSLLLGERTAEAIKLSIASVYPMQEELLAEIPGRDLVSGLPKTIQITDGEVRTAIEEPVTAIIDSIKTTLDRTPPELAGDVMHRGIVLTGGGALLRGLDKRLIHETGMPVRIAESPLSSVAIGSGKCLEEFEVLQRVLVSPSRR; encoded by the coding sequence ATGGCCGAGAGGGTTCAGCGCACTCTTCCCGTATCCCCGGGCCGTCGAAACGCGGGCGAGGGGGTCTTCGGGTTCCTGGGTCAGGACATGGCGGTCGACCTGGGGACCGCGAACACGCTCGTCTACGTTCGGCGGCACGGCATCGTGCTGAACGAGCCCTCCGTCGTGGCGATCAACTCGCTCACGGGCGCGATCCTCGCGGTCGGCAACGAGGCCAAGCGCATGATCGGCCGCACGCCCTCGCACATCCAGGCCGTCCGACCACTGAAGGACGGCGTCATCGCCGACTTCGACGTCACCGAGAAGATGCTGCGCTACTTCATCCAACGGGTGCACAAGCGGCGTCTGCTGGCGAAGCCGCGGGTCGTTGTGTGCGTTCCCAGCGGGATCACCGGCGTCGAGCAACGCGCCGTCGAGGAGGCCACGATCGCCGCAGGCGCCCGTCGCGCCTACATCATCGAGGAGCCGATGGCCGCCGCGATCGGGGCCGGCCTTCCGATCCACGAGCCCGCCGGAAACATGATCGTCGACATCGGCGGCGGCACCACCGAGGTCGCCGTCATCTCGCTCGGTGGCATCGTGACATCGACGAGCGTTCGGATCGGGGGCGACGAGCTCGACGAGTCGATCATCAACCACATCAAGAAGGAGTACTCGCTGCTCCTGGGTGAACGGACCGCCGAAGCGATCAAGCTCTCGATCGCGTCGGTGTACCCGATGCAGGAGGAGCTGCTCGCCGAGATCCCCGGGCGCGACCTCGTCAGCGGTCTTCCGAAGACGATCCAGATCACCGACGGCGAGGTCCGCACGGCGATCGAGGAGCCGGTGACCGCCATCATCGATTCCATCAAGACCACGCTCGACCGGACACCGCCGGAGCTGGCCGGCGACGTGATGCATCGAGGCATCGTGCTGACCGGCGGGGGAGCGCTGCTTCGCGGTCTCGACAAGCGGCTCATCCACGAGACCGGGATGCCCGTTCGGATCGCCGAGAGCCCGCTTTCGTCGGTGGCGATCGGGTCCGGCAAGTGCCTGGAGGAGTTCGAGGTCCTTCAGCGAGTCCTGGTGAGCCCCTCGCGGAGGTAA